The following proteins come from a genomic window of Anopheles ziemanni chromosome 3, idAnoZiCoDA_A2_x.2, whole genome shotgun sequence:
- the LOC131286160 gene encoding WD repeat-containing protein 19: MSSEKVLYRHEEPHGQGDVYCLWQTGASAQLLASTGSDGTVAIFNRQGQLQERIVLQGLCAGFAWDRDGDVLAIITANSPQLIVWDSNSQKKQTVDIGLRDLPSCIIWSKKIALLAVGTTRGNLSIYNHITTKRIPILGKHTKRITCGAWSTENILALGSEDKYLTLSNEEGDTLRSIQLRDCPSDMYFAEMKTDERVPGENTISMILGKRTLFLYHLPEPDSPTELGFQQRYGSLLQHKWFADGYILLGFSLGHVVAISTHPREVGQELWQVKNHRDSLNSIAVCKELELIASCGDNNVKIHSMTNLQETVKILSLPDQAALKHVEWSADGQLLGVTTSQGAICVFVTKLHSLYAVTPPRIAILSSLAEIAIYHYTPDRQKAAPALVTLEIEPSFLAIGPYHMACGMNNHVWFYDLGRTLTDSPLLLGDREYMSEIKQVALSSEYCAVLCGGQIMLHPVESTNEVTLHREPKIFPDEVRGLAESVITCLGLTNEFLCFATDLGNIIYFSLENWCTVVQYRHQAGIRSIHPDVDGTRTVFIDDHSQGYLFVSASEETLRIPDFPKHCPGILWDYSQPHVFVANDRTTCTTYVFVRGSVRGKLVEKVGTTSLISEQTPLMLYDGDLCLHGSGGKLTSIVLDTHANKPGRDAKEQLRTAKLLRKYADAWELCKLMNDTDEWKALGMAAIADLNVPFATKVFRNIGNVAMVYALEEISQIEDMNTLAGFCAVLLDDIDEAKTLFAKGGNPAEALELCRDLLQWEQAMALANTLAPEQLPFLAREYGAQLEFTGNHAEALMNFERGLKNFDAVSSAALKKSPPDVKHLQDVHVKLCKAGIARTSIKCGDVRRGLQLALELNDMQLFNECGEAMLTAGHLNEAAIMLERGENWDKAAELLIQLKQWKKVDHILPHVVSLKLHASYAKAKELEGHYADAINSYQLAGDLDSVVRIYLEHLSDPHSASEILLETRSIEGSKLLAKYFEQHGDYESAIQFLVLCGCVTEAFAIAQKQNKIVYYGEVLEQSASAKAQDFLLLASYFDSEKYTMLAGKYYFLGKEYSKSLKLLLKAASVGNEENAALSLAIDCVASAGDEKLSNQLIEYLLGESDGVPKDPKLLFRLYMAKRQFKEAAKAAMIIANQEQIAGNYRSAHDLLFSMYQELKRNNLAIATDMKSTLALLHRYTLVRIHVKRGNHLLAAKLLLQVANSISQFPSHVVPILTSTVIECHRTGLRKSAFEYAVMLMRSEFRGQIDSKYAKKVESIVRKASRGQLEDEGVQDSSPCPVCEAPLPNMHIVCGQCKTTLPICVATGQHIVRDDIAACPECDFPAMKAEFLKILETTNNQCAMCGEEIDAGRLVDIDDIQPYIDSGS, from the exons ATGAGCAGCGAAAAG GTTCTTTATCGACACGAAGAACCTCACGGTCAGGGAGATGTATACTGCCTGTGGCAAACGGGCGCCTCAGCGCAATTACTGGCCAGCACCGGTAGTGATGGAACGGTTGCTATTTTTAACCGGCAAGGCCAACTCCAAGAACGGATTGTACTTCAAGG ACTTTGCGCTGGCTTTGCATGGGATCGAGATGGCGACGTACTGGCAATCATCACAGCGAACTCGCCACAGCTTATCGTTTGGGATTCTAATTCACAGAAAAAACAGACAGTCGACATTGGTCTGAGGGACCTTCCGAGTTGCATTATCTGGTCCAAAAAGATAGCATTGCTGGCTGTGGGTACCACGCGGGGAAATCTATCGATTTACAACCACATTACTACCAAACGTATCCCCATCCTGGGGAAGCACACGAAACGCATCACTTGCGGCGCTTGGTCGACGGAGAACATTCTGGCACTCGGTAGCGAAGACAAATATCTCACGCTAAGTAACGAAGAGGGTGACACGCTGCGATCGATTCAGCTGCGCGATTGTCCGAGCGATATGTACTTTGCCGAAATGAAAACGGACGAGCGTGTGCCGGGTGAGAACACGATTAGCATGATTTTGGGCAAGCGCACCCTCTTTCTGTATCATCTTCCCGAGCCAGATTCGCCGACGGAGCTTGGGTTTCAGCAGCGCTACGGATCGCTCCTGCAGCATAAGTGGTTCGCCGATGGATACATTCTGCTCGGGTTCAGCTTGGGACACGTCGTTGCCATTTCGACGCACCCGCGCGAGGTTGGCCAGGAGCTCTGGCAGGTGAAAAATCATCGCGATTCGCTGAATAGCATTGCTGTGTGCAAGGAGCTGGAGCTCATCGCCTCCTGTGGCGATAATAA CGTTAAAATCCATTCCATGACAAACCTGCAAGAGACTGTAAAAATCCTCAGTCTACCGGATCAGGCCGCACTAAAGCACGTGGAGTGGAGTGCCGATGGCCAGCTGCTGGGGGTAACAACTTCGCAAGGGGCGATATGCGTGTTCGTAACCAAACTTCACTCATTGTACGCCGTCACACCACCGAGGATTGCCATATTATCCAGTTTGGCCGAGATCGCAATCTATCATTACACTCCCGACCGTCAGAAAGCTGCTCCAGCACTGGTAACACTCGAAATTGAACCTTCGTTTCTAGCAATAGGGCCGTACCATATGGCTTGCGGTATGAATAACCACGTGTGGTTCTACGATTTGGGTCGAACCCTCACCGATAGCCCTCTGTTGCTTGGGGATCGCGAGTACATGTCGGAAATTAAACAGGTAGCCTTAAGCTCTGAGTACTGCGCGGTTCTATGCGGTGGACAAATCATGTTGCACCCG GTCGAATCTACAAATGAAGTCACACTACATCGAGAACCAAAAATATTTCCTGATGAAGTTCGAGGCTTGGCCGAGTCAGTGATCACGTGTCTAGGATTGACaaatgaatttttatgcttCGCTACAGAT CTCGGTAATATTATTTACTTTTCGCTAGAAAATTGGTGTACCGTCGTACAGTACCGCCACCAGGCAGGCATACGCAGCATCCACCCGGACGTCGATGGTACACGGACGGTGTTTATAGACGACCATAGCCAGGGGTATCTATTTGTTTCCGCTAGCGAGGAAACACTCCGAATACCGGACTTCCCGAAGCACTGCCCCGGCATCCTGTGGGACTACTCTCAGCCGCACGTGTTTGTGGCCAACGATCGGACCACCTGCACTACGTACGTTTTCGTTCGCGGGTCCGTTCGAGGCAAGCTAGTGGAAAAGGTGGGCACGACCAGTTTGATTAGCGAACAGACACCACTGATGCTGTATGACGGTGATTTATGTCTGCACGGTAGCGGCGGCAAGCTTACCTCGATCGTGCTAGACACGCACGCCAACAAACCGGGTCGGGACGCGAAGGAACAGCTGCGGACCGCGAAGCTTCTCCGGAAGTACGCGGATGCCTGGGAGTTGTGCAAACTGATGAACGATACTGACGAGTGGAAAGCACTTGGAATGGCTGCAATTGCGGACTTGAATGTACCTTTTG CGACCAAGGTGTTTCGCAACATTGGAAACGTGGCCATGGTTTACGCGCTGGAAGAGATAAGCCAGATCGAGGATATGAATACATTGGCAGGGTTTTGTGCCGTACTGCTGGACGACATTGACGAGGCGAAAACGCTGTTTGCCAAAGGAGGCAACCCGGCAGAAGCGTTGGAACTGTGTCGGGATCTCCTGCAATGGGAGCAAGCTATGGCATTGGCAAACACCCTCGCACCCGAGCAGTTGCCTTTTTTGGCCCGGGAGTATGGAGCACAGCTAGAGTTTAC TGGAAACCATGCTGAAGCGCTGATGAACTTTGAACGTGGGTTGAAAAACTTCGATGCTGTTAGTAGTGCGGCTTTGAAAAAGTCTCCACCCGACGTCAAACATCTGCAGGATGTGCATGTTAAACTTTGTAAAGCGGGTATTGCACGAACAAGCATAAAGTGTGGTGATGTGCGCCGTGGACTGCAGTTGGCCCTAGAGCTGAACGATATGCAATTGTTCAACGAATGCGGCGAGGCGATGCTAACTGCGGGCCACCTAAACGAAGCGGCCATTATGCTAGAGCGAGGTGAAAACTGGGACAAAGCAGCGGAGCTCCTGATACAGCTGAAACAGTGGAAAAAAGTGGATCACATTTTGCCGCACGTCGTCAGCCTGAAACTACACGCATCTTACGCCAAAGCGAAAGAATTAGAGGGCCACTATGCGGACGCTATCAACAGTTACCAGTTGGCCGGAGATTTAGATAGCGTAGTGCGAATCTACCTCGAGCACCTTTCCGATCCGCACTCGGCATCGGAAATTCTACTTGAAACGCGCTCGATCGAAGGTTCGAAGCTGCTGGCGAAGTACTTCGAGCAGCATGGTGACTACGAGTCCGCCATACAGTTCCTCGTCCTCTGCGGTTGCGTGACGGAAGCGTTCGCAATCGCccagaagcaaaacaaaatagtcTACTACGGGGAGGTGCTCGAGCAGAGCGCATCGGCCAAAGCGCAAGATTTCCTTCTTCTTGCCAGCTATTTCGATAGTGAAAAGTATACCATGCTTGCCGGCAAATACTACTTTCTCGGTAAAGAATACTCCAAATCgctgaagctgctgctgaaggCGGCCTCGGTGGGGAACGAAGAAAATGCTGCCCTCTCGCTGGCGATCGACTGCGTCGCATCGGCGGGCGATGAAAAGCTGTCCAATCAGCTAATCGAGTACTTGCTCGGGGAGTCGGACGGTGTCCCAAAAGATCCGAAGCTGCTGTTTCGCCTGTACATGGCCAAACGGCAGTTCAAAGAggcggccaaggcagccatgATCATCGCCAATCAGGAGCAGATCGCGGGGAACTACCGTAGCGCGCacgatttattattttccatgtACCAGGAGCTGAAGCGGAACAATCTTGCCATTGCTACCGACATGAAAAGTACCCTAGCTTTGTTGCATCGCTATACGCTAGTAAGAATCCACGTGAAACGCGGGAATCATTTGCTAGCGGCCAAACTGCTGCTCCAGGTGGCGAACAGTATTTCACAATTTCCTTCGC ATGTTGTCCCGATTTTAACATCCACCGTCATTGAATGCCATCGGACGGGATTACGAAAGTCTGCTTTCGAGTACGCGGTAATGCTGATGCGTTCGGAGTTTCGTGGCCAGATCGACAGCAAGTATGCGAAGAAAGTGGAGTCAATCGTGCGCAAAGCATCACGTGGACAGTTGGAAGATGAAGGCGTTCAGGATTCCAGCCCCTGTCCAGTGTGTGAAGCACCGCTGCCGAATATGCACATAGTTTGCGGACAGTGTAAAACCACTTTACCCATCTGCGTGGCCACG GGTCAACATATTGTTCGGGATGATATTGCTGCCTGCCCGGAGTGTGACTTCCCAGCCATGAAAGCGGAGTTTTTGAA GATATTGGAAACAACTAACAACCAGTGTGCAATGTGCGGCGAGGAAATCGATGCAGGACGTTTGGTTGACATCGACGACATTCAACCATACATCGATTCCGGAAGTTAA